TAATACCCCTGGGCTGGCCTTCAAGAAGACACCATGAAAGATTCTTGTCAATCTCAGGTTGTACAAGATCTTCCTGGTTTTTGGATGCATGTCATTTTTGCTGAAAACAAATCAACGTGTCAGAACTGGAAGAATAGATTGCAGAGATATTGAATGGAACCATTGCAAAGCACTAGTAACCTACCCATGTAGACGAATGACAAATAGAAGCTTTGAATTTGGTGTGGACAATGCTGATTTTGCCCCCTTAGTTCTCTGTTTCATTCGGATGAGGTCCAATTCCTAGATGGAAAGCATCAGGTTTATAATTATTACAGAATCATGCAATCAGGTTTCGTGTAAACTAGTGTATATTCTGTGAAATGCACAGAAGAGAAGGGGTCGCCTTATAGTATTTTCAGCAACATTAGCTAAAGAAGATTTACAATTTAATAATCAAGGATTCTTACAAGATTGACAAGCCAGAATACTCACTGAATTCACATGCTAGTTTTCAAAGACTTTACATGAAATCTTTAGATGGCAAACTATGATATACAGTTATATGTATGCCCCAAAACATAAAATAGTTCTGCCAACACACAGGATAGTAATTTCACAAAACATACACATACCACAATAAGCATGCCACTCAGTCCTCTGGTCAAATGGATAAGGGTAAGGTAGTTGCAACAAGTCTTGGTCCTAACTTCTGAGTTACCAGAAAATTACGCATACACGATAAAAGATCTAGACAAAGACAGCACTTAACAAGCTGTCAAAACACATTTGCTTATGATAATCCAAGAATCACTGACATCAGATTTCAGTCTCTagtgcaaaacaagaaaatcatcATCCAGAGCATGAGAATGAACTTTCGTCATCTGATAGTTTCCCTAGCAATCTTACTAATTTCAAGATGGCAATGCTtgaatataagaaataaaaaaaaaaaaatggaatcaaCAGGCATATTTGCACGTACAGTAAGTAAATGGAAACCAGCAGAAAGCAAAAGTTTCATATGAAAATAACTAGAGCATAAACCAATTGACCTAAAGTTAAACCATTTCATGCTGGGATAAAATAATAGAATCAAATTCATCAAAATGTTTCAGCATTTCAAATTTTACTTATATTACCATGCATTACACGGAAAGGTACAGAAAAATGCaacaaacattaaagaaaaagaaaattttgaaagagCACCAATTCACAGCAAGTAGAATATTTTACCCTGTCCCTAAACTCCCTGACAAACTGTTCAGGCCTTTTAATATCCTCCACTTTCCTCTTCTTCCCACCATGTTGCCCCAACTCCAACTGGGTTTTCCTCGTAAGTGCAATCGATTCTTCCTTGTGCTTCCTTTTCTTCAATATCACCTCTGATATATATGCCATCTCCAGTGGTTCCGCTTCTGCCATTACTACTATTTCTATCCTCTACCCACCTTAtccaatagaaaaaagaaagaaaatgaaacctCCGCTCCACCtaaaatcacataaaacaatAAAGTTAGCATCCCCTCCCTTTCTGAGGTGAAGCAAGCACGAAACGGAATTTCAAACAACAGAAACTGCAACTCCGACTACTGATACATATGCAGATAACTGTATTTCTTAGCGAACAAACAGAAACCCAGATAGCAAATCAATACTTTAATGTTTCAAGATGGAAATACTTGATAGTAACGGTGATACACCAATCTTAACTATCACCATTACTTAGCCTCTCTTTGGTTCCAGAGGGAGAAGAAAGagtaaggaaaagaaaaagaaaagccgGAGATATGTAACGGTGTAGTGGCAAAGAAACAAACGGGTAAACTGAAGATGAAAAGGGATTCGTA
This region of Populus alba chromosome 3, ASM523922v2, whole genome shotgun sequence genomic DNA includes:
- the LOC118054645 gene encoding large ribosomal subunit protein uL30z codes for the protein MAEAEPLEMAYISEVILKKRKHKEESIALTRKTQLELGQHGGKKRKVEDIKRPEQFVREFRDRELDLIRMKQRTKGAKSALSTPNSKLLFVIRLHGKNDMHPKTRKILYNLRLTRIFHGVFLKASPGVLELLQKVEPYVTYGYPNVKNVSDLIYKKGYGKIDNKRVPLIDNNIIEQALGKYGILCLEDIVHEVANAGPHFREILNFLGSFSLNKPKEGLQGKRALFKDGGDTGNRENQINDLIDKMN